The following coding sequences lie in one Spea bombifrons isolate aSpeBom1 chromosome 5, aSpeBom1.2.pri, whole genome shotgun sequence genomic window:
- the MYD88 gene encoding myeloid differentiation primary response protein MyD88 → MACGGGLDGVDMNSIPLVALNYNVRQRLSLYLNPSTVVASDWTHLAEEMGYEYLEIRNLERAANPTTALLEDWERKCYRATVGGLLETLKKIERNDILTDLGPLVEADCERYLRKQQEMRLRPPLQVETVDSSVSHGITISDDPTGAVPELFDAFICYCAKDISFVQEMIVRLEQTDHKLKLCVFDRDVLPGSCVWSITSELIENRCRKMVVIISDDYLDSRECGFQTKFALSLGPSASEKRLIPVKYKPMKRPYPSILSFITVCDYTNPCTKIWFWERLAKALKK, encoded by the exons ATGGCCTGCGGAGGCGGATTGGACGGCGTGGATATGAACTCCATCCCTCTCGTTGCCCTTAATTATAACGTAAGGCAGCGTCTGTCCCTCTACCTGAACCCAAGCACGGTGGTCGCCTCCGACTGGACGCACCTGGCCGAGGAAATGGGTTACGAGTATCTGGAGATCCGGAACTTGGAGAGAGCGGCCAACCCCACCACGGCGTTACTGGAGGACTGGGAGAGAAAATGCTACCGAGCCACGGTGGGCGGACTGCTGGAGACCCTGAAGAAAATCGAAAGGAATGATATCCTCACAGACCTGGGACCCCTCGTAG AGGCGGATTGTGAGAGGTATCTGAGGAAGCAGCAGGAGATGCGTCTGCGTCCTCCCCTACAGGTCGAGACCGTGGACAGCAGCGTGTCGCACGGGATCACCATAAGTGACGATCCCACCG GTGCCGTCCCGGAGCTGTTTGACGCCTTCATATGTTACTGCGCCAAAGATATCTCGTTCGTCCAGGAAATGATCGTCCGCCTGGAGCAGACGGACCATAAGCTGAAGCTGTGCGTTTTCGACCGCGACGTCCTCCCGGGATCGTGTGTCTGGTCCATAACCAGCGAGCTCATAGAAAACAG GTGCAGGAAGATGGTGGTTATAATATCCGACGATTACTTGGACAGCAGAGAATGCGGCTTTCAGACCAAATTTGCTTTGAGCCTCGGCCCAA GTGCCAGCGAGAAACGCTTGATTCCCGTGAAATATAAGCCCATGAAGAGACCGTATCCGAGTATTTTGAGTTTCATCACGGTGTGCGACTACACCAACCCCTGCACGAAGATCTGGTTCTGGGAAAGGCTTGCCAAGGCTCTCAAGAAGTAA
- the WDR48 gene encoding WD repeat-containing protein 48 isoform X1: MAAHHRQNTAGRRKVQVSYVIRDEVEKYNRNGVNALQLDPALNRLFTAGRDSIIRIWSVNQHKQDPYIASMEHHTDWVNDIVLCCNGKTLISASSDTTVKVWNAHKGFCMSTLRTHKDYVKALAYAKDKELVASAGLDRQIFLWDVNTLTALTASNNTVTTSSLSGNKDSIYSLAMNQMGTVIVSGSTEKVLRVWDPRTCAKLMKLKGHTDNVKALLLNRDGTQCLSGSSDGTIRLWSLGQQRCIATYRVHDEGVWALQVNEGFTHVYSGGRDRKIYCTDLRNPDIRLLICEEKAPVLKMELDRSVDPPLALWVSTTKSSVNKWPIKGILNYRTSGDYENDCSTPMSPLCSQPDQVIKGGASIIQCSILNDKRHILTKDTNNNVAYWDVLKACKVEDLGKVDFDEEIKKRFKMVYVPNWFSVDLKTGMLTITLDESDCFAAWVSAKDAGFSSPDGSDPKLNLGGLLLQALLEFWPRTHVNPMEEEENEVNHAVANGETETRIQKGNGYFQVPPHTPVIFGEAGGRTLFRLLCRDSGGETESMLLNETVPQWVIDITVDKNMPKFNKIPFYLQPHSSSGAKTLKKDRLSASDMLQVRKVMEHVYEKIINVDTESQTTSSSNNEKPGEQEKEEDIAVLAEERIELLCQDQILDPNMDLRTVKHFIWKSGGDLTLHYRQKST; this comes from the exons ATGGCAGCTCATCACAGGCAGAACACGGCCGGGCGCAGGAAAGTTCAG GTCTCTTATGTGATTAGAGATGAGGTGGAGAAGTATAACCGCAATGGCGTGAATGCGCTGCAGCTTGATCCTGCGCTAAACAGGCTCTTCACGGCCGGCCGGGACTCCATCATCCGGATATGGAGCGTCAATCAACACAAG CAAGACCCGTATATCGCGTCTATGGAGCATCACACGGACTGGGTGAACGACATCGTCCTCTGCTGCAACGGTAAAACCT TAATATCTGCGTCTTCTGACACAACTGTTAAAGTATGGAACGCGCACAAAGGGTTTTGCATGTCCACCTTAAGAACACACAAG GATTATGTGAAAGCGTTAGCCTATGCAAAGGATAAAGAGCTTGTAGCATCCGCGGGGCTGGACAGGCAGATCTTCCTGTGGGATGTGAACACCCTGACCGCACTGACTGCTTCCAACAACACGGTGACCA cttCCTCTCTGAGTGGGAACAAAGATTCCATCTACAGTCTTGCCATGAATCAAATGGGGACAGTAATTGTGTCTGGCTCAACAGAAAAG gTTTTAAGAGTCTGGGATCCAAGGACTTGCGCGAAACTGATGAAACTCAAAGGCCACACCGACAACGTGAAAGCTCTGCTTTTAAACAGGGACGGCACTCAG TGTCTTTCAGGCAGCTCCGACGGGACAATCCGTCTGTGGTCTCTGGGCCAGCAGAGGTGTATCGCGACCTACAGAGTGCATGATGAAGGTGTTTGGGCTCTACAGGTCAACGAGGGCTTTACTCACGTCTACTCGGGAGGAAGAGACAGGAAAATATATTGTACGGACCTGAGGAATCCTGACATTCGATTGCTCATCTGTGAAGAAAAAGCACCAGTTCTAAAA ATGGAGCTTGACCGGTCTGTGGATCCTCCTTTGGCTTTGTGGGTTTCAACAACAAAATCTTCTGTGAATAAATGG CCTATCAAAGGTATTCTGAACTATCGCACATCTGGAGACTATGAAAATGACTGCAGCACACCGATGAGTCCCCTCTGCTCACAGCCAGACCAAGTCATCAAAG GGGGCGCCAGCATTATCCAGTGCAGCATACTCAATGACAAGCGCCACATCCTTACCAAAGACACGAACAATAATGTTGCTTACTGGGACGTTCTGAAG GCGTGCAAAGTTGAAGATCTGGGCAAAGTAGATTTTGACGAAGAAATTAAGAAAAGGTTTAAGATGGTTTATGTTCCAAACTGGTTTTCTGTAGACCTCAAGACTGGG ATGCTGACTATTACTTTGGACGAAAGTGACTGCTTTGCAGCGTGGGTGTCCGCGAAGGACGCCGGCTTTAGCAGCCCCGATGGATCCGATCCAAAAT TGAACCTCGGGGGTCTTTTACTGCAAGCGTTGCTTGAGTTTTGGCCAAGAACACACGTTAATCCTATGGAAGAAGAGGAGAACGAAGTAAATCACG CCGTGGCCAATGGAGAAACTGAAACCAGGATACAGAAAGGCAATGGCTATTTCCAAGTGCCGCCGCACACACCGGTCATTTTTGGGGAAGCCGGGGGCCGCACGCTGTTCAG GTTGCTGTGCAGAGATTCGGGGGGGGAGACCGAGTCGATGCTCCTCAATGAAACCGTACCGCAGTGGGTGATAGACATCACGGTGGAT aaaaatatgccGAAATTCAACAAAATTCCATTCTACCTCCAACCGCATTCGTCATCCGGTGCAAAAACTCTAAAAAA GGACCGGCTGTCGGCGAGCGACATGCTGCAAGTCAGGAAGGTGATGGAACACGTGTATGAAAAAATTATCAATGTGGACACCGAATCTCAAACAACCAGTTCCTCCAATAACGAAAAGCCAGGGGAACAAGAAAAAGAGGAAGATATCGCTGTGTTGGCGGAAGAGAGGATTGAGCTGTTATGTCAGGACCAG ATTCTGGACCCCAACATGGACCTTCGAACAGTAAAACACTTCATTTGGAAGAGCGGCGGAGATCTCACGCTCCATTACCGTCAGAAGTCGACGTGA
- the WDR48 gene encoding WD repeat-containing protein 48 isoform X2, producing MAAHHRQNTAGRRKVQVSYVIRDEVEKYNRNGVNALQLDPALNRLFTAGRDSIIRIWSVNQHKQDPYIASMEHHTDWVNDIVLCCNGKTLISASSDTTVKVWNAHKGFCMSTLRTHKDYVKALAYAKDKELVASAGLDRQIFLWDVNTLTALTASNNTVTTSSLSGNKDSIYSLAMNQMGTVIVSGSTEKVLRVWDPRTCAKLMKLKGHTDNVKALLLNRDGTQCLSGSSDGTIRLWSLGQQRCIATYRVHDEGVWALQVNEGFTHVYSGGRDRKIYCTDLRNPDIRLLICEEKAPVLKMELDRSVDPPLALWVSTTKSSVNKWPIKGILNYRTSGDYENDCSTPMSPLCSQPDQVIKGGASIIQCSILNDKRHILTKDTNNNVAYWDVLKACKVEDLGKVDFDEEIKKRFKMVYVPNWFSVDLKTGMLTITLDESDCFAAWVSAKDAGFSSPDGSDPKLNLGGLLLQALLEFWPRTHVNPMEEEENEVNHVANGETETRIQKGNGYFQVPPHTPVIFGEAGGRTLFRLLCRDSGGETESMLLNETVPQWVIDITVDKNMPKFNKIPFYLQPHSSSGAKTLKKDRLSASDMLQVRKVMEHVYEKIINVDTESQTTSSSNNEKPGEQEKEEDIAVLAEERIELLCQDQILDPNMDLRTVKHFIWKSGGDLTLHYRQKST from the exons ATGGCAGCTCATCACAGGCAGAACACGGCCGGGCGCAGGAAAGTTCAG GTCTCTTATGTGATTAGAGATGAGGTGGAGAAGTATAACCGCAATGGCGTGAATGCGCTGCAGCTTGATCCTGCGCTAAACAGGCTCTTCACGGCCGGCCGGGACTCCATCATCCGGATATGGAGCGTCAATCAACACAAG CAAGACCCGTATATCGCGTCTATGGAGCATCACACGGACTGGGTGAACGACATCGTCCTCTGCTGCAACGGTAAAACCT TAATATCTGCGTCTTCTGACACAACTGTTAAAGTATGGAACGCGCACAAAGGGTTTTGCATGTCCACCTTAAGAACACACAAG GATTATGTGAAAGCGTTAGCCTATGCAAAGGATAAAGAGCTTGTAGCATCCGCGGGGCTGGACAGGCAGATCTTCCTGTGGGATGTGAACACCCTGACCGCACTGACTGCTTCCAACAACACGGTGACCA cttCCTCTCTGAGTGGGAACAAAGATTCCATCTACAGTCTTGCCATGAATCAAATGGGGACAGTAATTGTGTCTGGCTCAACAGAAAAG gTTTTAAGAGTCTGGGATCCAAGGACTTGCGCGAAACTGATGAAACTCAAAGGCCACACCGACAACGTGAAAGCTCTGCTTTTAAACAGGGACGGCACTCAG TGTCTTTCAGGCAGCTCCGACGGGACAATCCGTCTGTGGTCTCTGGGCCAGCAGAGGTGTATCGCGACCTACAGAGTGCATGATGAAGGTGTTTGGGCTCTACAGGTCAACGAGGGCTTTACTCACGTCTACTCGGGAGGAAGAGACAGGAAAATATATTGTACGGACCTGAGGAATCCTGACATTCGATTGCTCATCTGTGAAGAAAAAGCACCAGTTCTAAAA ATGGAGCTTGACCGGTCTGTGGATCCTCCTTTGGCTTTGTGGGTTTCAACAACAAAATCTTCTGTGAATAAATGG CCTATCAAAGGTATTCTGAACTATCGCACATCTGGAGACTATGAAAATGACTGCAGCACACCGATGAGTCCCCTCTGCTCACAGCCAGACCAAGTCATCAAAG GGGGCGCCAGCATTATCCAGTGCAGCATACTCAATGACAAGCGCCACATCCTTACCAAAGACACGAACAATAATGTTGCTTACTGGGACGTTCTGAAG GCGTGCAAAGTTGAAGATCTGGGCAAAGTAGATTTTGACGAAGAAATTAAGAAAAGGTTTAAGATGGTTTATGTTCCAAACTGGTTTTCTGTAGACCTCAAGACTGGG ATGCTGACTATTACTTTGGACGAAAGTGACTGCTTTGCAGCGTGGGTGTCCGCGAAGGACGCCGGCTTTAGCAGCCCCGATGGATCCGATCCAAAAT TGAACCTCGGGGGTCTTTTACTGCAAGCGTTGCTTGAGTTTTGGCCAAGAACACACGTTAATCCTATGGAAGAAGAGGAGAACGAAGTAAATCACG TGGCCAATGGAGAAACTGAAACCAGGATACAGAAAGGCAATGGCTATTTCCAAGTGCCGCCGCACACACCGGTCATTTTTGGGGAAGCCGGGGGCCGCACGCTGTTCAG GTTGCTGTGCAGAGATTCGGGGGGGGAGACCGAGTCGATGCTCCTCAATGAAACCGTACCGCAGTGGGTGATAGACATCACGGTGGAT aaaaatatgccGAAATTCAACAAAATTCCATTCTACCTCCAACCGCATTCGTCATCCGGTGCAAAAACTCTAAAAAA GGACCGGCTGTCGGCGAGCGACATGCTGCAAGTCAGGAAGGTGATGGAACACGTGTATGAAAAAATTATCAATGTGGACACCGAATCTCAAACAACCAGTTCCTCCAATAACGAAAAGCCAGGGGAACAAGAAAAAGAGGAAGATATCGCTGTGTTGGCGGAAGAGAGGATTGAGCTGTTATGTCAGGACCAG ATTCTGGACCCCAACATGGACCTTCGAACAGTAAAACACTTCATTTGGAAGAGCGGCGGAGATCTCACGCTCCATTACCGTCAGAAGTCGACGTGA